A portion of the Candidatus Neomarinimicrobiota bacterium genome contains these proteins:
- a CDS encoding serine/threonine-protein kinase, translating into MAIQIGKTISHYRILQKLGEGGMGIVYKAEDTKLKRTAALKFLAPHMVGSKEEKTRLIHEAQAAAALDHPNICTVHEIDEVEGQTFIAMAYIDGESLKERIESGPLKLDQAVDIAIQIAEGLQEAQEKGIVHRDIKSANIMLTEKDQVKIMDFGLAKLGGRTKITKTGTTVGTVAYMSPEQARGEEIDHRTDIWSLGVILYEMVTGQLPFKGDYEQAVIYSILNEEQEPITGLRTAVPLELERIVNTSLEKEPSERCQHADDLAVDLKKLKKDLESGRITTTQAQIPGMREPKKTPVWLVPTSVLVLFIAAGLWFLTSRSPRIESSVVLS; encoded by the coding sequence ATGGCGATTCAAATCGGGAAAACGATTTCACATTATCGTATCCTTCAGAAGCTGGGTGAGGGAGGAATGGGAATAGTCTACAAAGCCGAGGACACCAAACTTAAACGTACCGCAGCTTTGAAATTTCTCGCTCCGCACATGGTGGGAAGTAAAGAAGAAAAGACCCGCCTTATTCACGAAGCACAGGCTGCTGCGGCATTGGATCATCCCAATATCTGTACTGTGCACGAAATTGACGAGGTGGAAGGGCAGACCTTCATTGCCATGGCTTATATTGATGGAGAGAGTCTAAAAGAGAGAATAGAATCAGGCCCGTTGAAATTAGATCAAGCGGTGGACATTGCCATTCAGATTGCAGAAGGGTTGCAGGAGGCGCAGGAGAAAGGGATCGTTCATCGGGACATCAAAAGCGCTAACATTATGTTGACTGAGAAAGACCAAGTGAAGATCATGGACTTTGGCTTAGCCAAGCTAGGCGGGAGGACAAAGATCACCAAGACAGGCACCACTGTGGGTACGGTGGCCTACATGTCACCGGAGCAAGCGCGTGGAGAAGAGATAGATCACCGAACAGATATCTGGTCTCTCGGGGTTATCCTATACGAGATGGTCACAGGGCAATTGCCTTTCAAAGGGGATTATGAGCAGGCGGTAATTTATTCGATCTTGAATGAAGAGCAGGAGCCGATAACAGGTTTGCGCACAGCCGTGCCATTAGAGCTTGAAAGAATCGTAAATACGTCGCTCGAAAAGGAACCGTCTGAACGTTGCCAGCATGCAGATGACCTGGCAGTAGACCTGAAGAAGTTGAAGAAGGACTTAGAATCGGGACGAATAACTACCACACAAGCACAAATTCCGGGAATGAGAGAACCAAAGAAGACGCCAGTTTGGCTTGTCCCTACTTCTGTCTTAGTTCTATTTATTGCAGCCGGCCTGTGGTTCCTC